The Pongo abelii isolate AG06213 chromosome 11, NHGRI_mPonAbe1-v2.0_pri, whole genome shotgun sequence genome includes a window with the following:
- the TTLL4 gene encoding tubulin monoglutamylase TTLL4, whose product MASAGTQHYSIGLRQKNSFKQSGPSGTVPATPPEKPSEGRVWPQAHQQVKPIWKLEKKQVETLSAGLGPGLLGVPPQPAYFFCPSTLCSSGTTAVIAGHSSSCYLHSLPDLFNSTLLYCRSSYRHKPYQQLESFCLRSSPSEKSSFSLPQKSLPVSLSANKATSSMVFPMAQPVASSSTEPYLCLAAAGENPSGKSLASAISGKTPSPLSSSYKPMLNNNSFMRPNSTQVPLLQTTQGLKPVSPPKIQPVSWHHSGGTGDCALQPVDHKVPKSIDTVLADASAHIALSTAGSHDTSTTSVASSWYNRNNLAMRAEPLSCALDDNSDSQDPTKEIRFTEAVRKLTARGFEKMPRQGCQLEQSSFLNPSFQWNVLNRSRRWKPPAINQQFPQEDAGSVGRVLPGASDTLGLDNTVFCTKRISIHLLASHASGLNHSPACESVIDSPAFGEGKASGPPSPQTLGIANVATRLSSIQLGQSEKERPEEARELDSSDRDVSSATDLQPDQAETEDTEEELVDGLEDCCSRDENEEEEGDSECSTLSAVSPSESVAMISRSCMEILTKPLSNHEKVVRPALIYSLFPNVPPTIYFGTRDERVEKLPWEQRKLLRWKMSAVTPNIVKQTIGRSHFKISKRNDDWLGCWGHHMKSPSFRSIREHQKLNHFPGSFQIGRKDRLWRNLSRMQSRFGKKEFSFFPQSFILPQDAKLLRKAWESSSRQKWIVKPPASARGIGIQVIHKWSQLPKRRPLLVQRYLHKPYLISGSKFDLRIYVYVTSYDPLRIYLFSDGLVRFASCKYSPSMKSLGNKFMHLTNYSVNKKNAEYQANADEMACQGHKWALKALWNYLSQKGVNSDAIWEKIKDVVVKTIISSEPYVTSLLKMYVRRPYSCHELFGFDIMLDENLKPWVLEVNISPSLHSNSPLDISIKGQMIRDLLNLAGFVLPNAEDIISSPSSCSSSTTSLCRSLPTSPGDKCRMAPEHVTAQKMKKAYYLTQKIPDQDFYASVLDVLTPDDVRILVEMEDEFSRRGQFERIFPSHISSRYLRFFEQPRYFNILTTQWEQKYHGNKLKGVDLLRSWCYKGFHVGVVSDSAPVWSLPTSLLTISKDDVILNAFSKSETSKLGKHSSCEVSLLLSEDGTTPKSKKTQAGLSPYPQKPSSSKDSEDTSKEPSLSTQTLPVIKYSGRTSRLSTSSTFQSTSDSLLAVSP is encoded by the exons ATGGCCTCAGCAGGAACACAGCACTATAGTATTGGCCTCCGCCAGAAAAACAGCTTCAAGCAGAGTGGTCCCTCAGGCACAGTGCCTGCCACGCCACCTGAGAAACCCTCGGAGGGCAGAGTCTGGCCTCAGGCCCATCAGCAAGTGAAGCCaatctggaagctggaaaagaaGCAAGTGGAGACACTGTCAGCAGGGTTGGGCCCAGGCCTCTTGGGTGTCCCACCCCAGCCAGCATATTTCTTTTGCCCCAGCACTTTATGTAGCTCTGGGACCACGGCTGTCATTGCAGGCCACAGCAGTTCCTGTTACCTACACTCTCTCCCGGACTTGTTCAACAGCACCCTGCTATACTGCCGCTCCAGCTATAGGCACAAACCATACCAGCAACTGGAGTCTTTCTGCTTGCGTTCGAGCCCATCAGAAAAaagctctttttctctccctcaaaAGAGCCTCCCTGTCAGTCTCTCTGCCAACAAGGCCACTTCTTCCATGGTCTTCCCCATGGCCCAGCCCGTGGCCTCCTCATCCACAGAACCATACCTCTGCTTGGCAGCGGCTGGGGAAAACCCTTCAGGGAAGAGCCTGGCCTCTGCCATCTCAgggaagaccccatctccactctCTTCCTCCTATAAGCCCATGCTGAATAATAATTCCTTCATGCGGCCAAATAGCACGCAAGTGCCTTTATTGCAGACCACACAGGGCCTGAAGCCAGTATCGCCACCCAAGATCCAGCCTGTCTCCTGGCATCATTCAGGGGGTACTGGAGACTGTGCACTGCAGCCTGTTGACCATAAGGTGCCCAAAAGCATTGACACTGTCCTAGCTGATGCCAGTGCCCATATCGCCTTGTCTACCGCTGGCTCCCACGACACATCCACCACCAGTGTTGCCTCTTCCTGGTATAACCGGAATAACTTAGCCATGAGGGCAGAGCCACTTTCCTGTGCTCTGGATGACAACTCTGATTCCCAGGATCCAACTAAGGAGATTCGGTTCACTGAGGCCGTGAGGAAATTGACTGCAAGAGGCTTTGAGAAGATGCCGAGGCAAGGCTGCCAGCTTGAACAGTCTAGTTTCCTGAACCCCAGCTTCCAGTGGAATGTCCTCAACAGGAGCAGGCGGTGGAAACCTCCTGCGATAAATCAGCAGTTTCCTCAGGAGGATGCTGGATCGGTCGGTCGGGTCCTCCCTGGTGCCTCAGATACCTTGGGGTTGGACAATACAGTCTTCTGTACCAAACGTATCAGCATTCACCTCCTTGCCTCACATGCCAGTGGGCTCAATCACAGCCCTGCCTGTGAATCTGTAATTGACTCCCCAGCATTTGGAGAAGGCAAAGCTTCAGGTCCCCCTTCTCCTCAAACTCTTGGCATAGCCAACGTGGCCACCCGCCTCTCTTCCATCCAGCTGGGCCAGTCTGAGAAGGAGAGACCTGAGGAGGCCAGGGAGCTGGACTCATCTGATAGGGATGTTAG TTCAGCTACTGACCTCCAGCCAGATCAGGCTGAGACTGAAGATACAGAAGAAGAACTAGTAGATGGTTTGGAAGACTGTTGTAGCCGTGATGAGaatgaagaggaggagg GAGACTCAGAGTGCTCCACATTAAGTGCTGTCTCCCCAAGCGAATCGGTGGCCATGATCTCTAG AAGCTGTATGGAAATTCTGACCAAACCCCTTTCCAATCATGAGAAAGTTGTCCGACCAGCCCTCATCTACAGTCTCTTTCCCAACGTTCCCCCTACCATCTATTTTGGCACTCGGGATGAGAGAG TGGAGAAACTTCCCTGGGAGCAGAGGAAATTGCTCCGGTGGAAGATGAGCGCAGTGACCCCCAACATTGTCAAGCAGACCATTGGACGGTCCCACTTCAAAATCAGCAAAA GAAACGATGACTGGCTGGGCTGCTGGGGTCACCACATGAAGTCTCCTAGTTTCCGATCTATTCGAGAGCATCAGAAG CTAAACCATTTCCCAGGCTCATTCCAGATTGGGAGGAAGGACCGGCTATGGCGGAACCTGTCACGCATGCAGAGCCGCTTTGGCAAGAAGGAGTTCAGTTTCTTCCCCCAGTCCTTTATCCTGCCCCAGGACGCCAAGCTCCTGCGCAAAGCGTGGGAGAGCAGCAGCCGCCAAAAGTGGATTGTGAAGCCA CCAGCATCAGCTCGAGGCATTGGCATCCAGGTTATTCACAAGTGGAGTCAGCTCCCCAAGCGAAGGCCCCTCCTGGTACAGAG GTATCTACACAAACCCTACCTCATCAGCGGCAGCAAATTTGATCTGCGGATCTATGTTTACGTCACTTCCTATGATCCTCTGCGGATTTACCTCTTTTCAGATGGACTGGTCCGCTTTGCCAGTTGCAA GTATTCTCCTTCCATGAAGAGCCTTGGCAATAAGTTCATGCATCTGACCAACTACAGTGTCAATAAAAAGAATGCCGAGTACCAGGCCAATGCAGATGAAATGGCTTGCCAGGGCCACAAATG GGCACTGAAGGCTTTGTGGAACTACCTGAGCCAGAAGGGAGTCAATAGTGATGCCATCTGGGAGAAGATAAAGGATGTTGTTGTCAAAACCATCATCTC GTCAGAGCCCTATGTGACCAGCCTGCTCAAGATGTATGTGCGGCGGCCCTATAGCTGCCATGAACTCTTTGGTTTTGACATCATGCTAGACGAAAACCTCAAGCCCTGGGTCCTGGAAGTCAACATTTCCCCAAG CCTCCACTCCAACTCTCCACTGGATATCAGCATCAAAGGCCAGATGATTCGTGACCTTCTGAATCTGGCAGGTTTTGTCCTGCCCAATGCAGAGGATATCATTTCCAGccccagcagctgcagcagctccACCACCAG CCTCTGCCGTAGCCTGCCCACCTCCCCCGGGGACAAATGTCGAATGGCTCCAGAGCATGTCACTGCACAGAAGATGAAGAAGGCCTATTATCTGACCCAGAAAATTCCTGATCAG GACTTCTATGCATCTGTGCTGGATGTCCTGACACCAGATGATGTCCGGATTCTGGTTGAGATGGAAGATGAGTTTTCTCGCCGTGGTCAGTTTGAACGAATTTTTCCTTCTCATATCTCCTCTCGCTATCTCCGCTTTTTTGAGCAGCCACGATATTTCAACATTCTCACCACCCAATGGGAACAGAAATACCATGGCAACAAGCTTAAAG GAGTAGATCTGCTCCGGAGTTGGTGCTACAAAGGGTTCCACGTGGGAGTTGTCTCTGATTCTGCTCCAGTG TGGTCTCTCCCGACATCACTTCTGACTATCTCAAAGGATGACGTGATACTCAATGCCTTCAGCAAATCAGAGACTAGCAAGCTGGG AAAACACAGCTCCTGCGAGGTTAGCCTACTACTCTCTGAAGACGGGACCACACCCAAATCCAAGAAGACTCAAGCTGGCCTTTCCCCTTATCCCCAGAAACCCAGTTCCTCAAAGGATAGTGAGGACACCAGCAAAGAGCCCAGCCTTTCTACCCAGACGTTACCTGTGATCAAGTACTCTGGGCGGACTTCAAGACTTTCTACTTCCTCCACTTTCCAGTCAACCAGTGACTCCCTCCTGGCTGTGAGCCCGTAA